From the genome of Thermosynechococcus sp. NK55a:
AGCAACAGCCCGGTAGCCCAACTGCTGGCTCAGGAGTAGAATCATGCGGGTAATTTGCAAGTTGCGTTCATTTTCCTCCAGTTGGCTGACAAAGGAACGATCTACCTTGAGGTGTTGAATCGGCAGGCTCTGGAGATAGCTGAGGCAGGAATAGCCTGTGCCAAAGTCATCAATGCCAATTTCAATATTGCGATTCCTGAGCAATTCCAGCAAATTCAGCATTTCACTTCCCAGTTCAATGCTAATCCTTTCGGTGAGTTCTAGCAGCAAATGCTGTCTGGGCAGGGGGTACCGCCGCTGAAGGGTATCCAGATACTTCAGGAAAGTGGCATCCTGGAGCGTCTTGGCAGAAACATTGACGCCGAGCCTTAAATCAGCTGGGATGCCATACTGCTGTTGCCAAGTCCAGAGCTGCCGACAGGTCTGCTCTAGGACCCACTGATCCAGCGCCACGATCAACCCTGTCTCCTCGGCAATGGGGATAAAGTGTGCCGGTGAGACAAGACCCCGCTCAGGGTGTTGCCAGCGCACCAAGGCCTCCATGCCGACCAATCGCTGACTCTTCAAATGAAAGACCGGCTGGTAAAAGACTTGCAATTCCCCACCGTTTAGAGCGTGGCGCAGATCATGTTCAAAGTGGAGCCGCTCTAGAACCTGTTTGTGCATCTGGGCATTAAAGACAGCATAGCGCTTTGTTAACTGCCTTTTAGCCGCATACATCGCAATATCGGCATCCCTTAGGACGGCTATACCGGTTTCATACTCGTTTTGGCAAAAGACAACGCCGATACTCGTACTGAGGAAAATTTGCCGCTCCTCCACCCTCAGGGGCTCCTGAAGGCGATGGATAATTTGTTCGCACAGGGCGATCGCCCTCTGGATGTGGGGCACCTCGGTGAGCAGAATCGCAAACTCATCTCCGCCCAAACGAGCTACCGTGTACCGATTCTCAACGAGGCACCGCAGCCAACTGGCGAAAGTCATTAGAAGTTGGTCCCCCACCCCATGGCCCAGGCTGTCATTAATCACCTTAAAGCGATCCAGATCGAAAAATAGCACCGCATAGTAAAACTCAGGACTTGTTTGCGCCTCGGTAATTGCTGCTTCCAATTGCTCCATGAAGTAAAGCCGGTTCGGCAGTCCTGTCAAAGAATCGTGATAGGCTTGCCGATGCAGTTGAAGCTGCACTTTTACTCGAGCAGTGACATCGCGGGAGGTCGTCTGCAGTTGGTGCAATTGACCTTGACTGTTGTAGCAGGGTTTAACTAACGTCTCCAGCCACAGGGGATCCCCTTGGGCAGTACAAACCTCATAGGTTATGGGCCAGAACCTTTGCTGCTGAATCATCTGCTCCAGTTCCTGGTTGACTCGCGATCGCTCCCAATCAGAAGAACAAAGCTGGCTAAAATGCTGGCCAAGCAGCTTTTCAGGAGGAATGCCCAAGAGGGTTTGACAAGAGGGACTCACATAGAGACATTGCCACTGCGGATCGTAGAGCCCAAGAATATCGCTGGTATTTTCCGCTAGGAACCGATAGCGTGCCTCGCTTTCCTGCAGTGCTAGTTCAATGGCTTTGCGTTCTGTAATATCAATGTTGGTACCTACCACTTTACAGGGCTGACCCTGCTCATCGTGAATCAATACTGCTTCACTGTGGAACCAGCGGTAGGTGCCATTGCAATGGCGGAGCCGAAAATCAATATTGTACTCTGCCGCGCCGCGTAGGAACTGACGGTAGGCAACAGTAACGCGATCGCGATCCTCTGGGTGGAGTCGCTCTTCCCAATCCTCAAGACTTGCTTCTTTGGCGGTGCCAGAATACCCCAATTGCCTTCGGTAGCTGGAGGAAACACAGAAGGCCCCTGTACGTAAATCACAAAAATAGAAACCAATATTAGAGACCCGTGCCGCCAACTCTAACTGCGCCTGTTGTTCCTTAAGACGAGTCTCCGCCACCAGCCGCTCCGTGACATCCAAAACCACCGTGTACCAGACAACAGCGCCATCGGCCTCCCGTGTGGGTTGACCCGCCCCCTCCAGCCAGCGGACTTCTCCTGTGGCAGGATGAATGATGCGCCATTGACAAAACCAAGGGGTCAAGGTTTCAGCCGAACGCAGTACAGATTGCCATGTGGCTTCTCGATCCTCGGGATGCACAAGCTGCCACAAACATTCACCATCGGCGGCAGCTGCCTCTGCCGGTACACCCCAAAGACGTTCGCACATTGGGTTGAGGTAAAGGGCACAGTTGCGGCCATCGGGATATTGCTCATAGCGGAAAATGGCGCCAGGCAAGTGAAGCGTCGCCAAGCGAAACCGTTCCTCACTGGCGCGCAGAGCAGCCTCAACCTGCCGTCGCTCAGCCAGTTCCTGTTGTACTTGCCGGTAGAGGGTGGCTTGGTAAATGGCTACCTCCAATTGGGTGGCAACCCCACAGGCTCGTTCAATTTCTGCCCTTGACCACCCATGGGGTTGAGGGTAGGTAGATAGGCTCAGGCTTCCCCAGAGGCGACCTGCCACCATTAAGGGAATCAGTAACCAGGCTCCCGGAAAAGTAATTGCAATTTCTTGGTTAATGGGATCGCTAATTTCACGGGTATCGTCAACAATGACGATGTTCCCTGCTTTTAGATCTGCGGCAAAAGGGTTGTTGGGATCCGGAATTTCAAAACCATCGTGACGAGGAAAGTTGGGATCATGGTGATACTCAGCAATATGCCGCCAGACTCCCTGCTCCGGTAAATACTGCACCACAACCGCATCAACCCCTAGCCCCACGCCAACTTCCCGCACAGCCGTCTCAAAGATCACGTCGAGATCAAGGGAGTTGCGAATCGCTTGCATAATACGGTTCGCCGCTTGCTCCTGCAGTAACTGCTCTTTGAGAGCGGTAATCAACCGTGGTGAGGAACTGGCCATGGAAAAGCAGATTGCAAAGGCGCTAAGCCAGGAGAATTTGTCTTGAGACTAGCACAGTTTTTTCTTTGTGGCCTAGGTTTAACGGTTTTCAATTGCCTTTGATTTGCCCCTGGGTTCGAGCTAACCATCGAGCATAAAGATCAGGGCGGCGCTCTCGTGTGCGCTCAATTTGCTGTGCCCGCCGCCATGCAGCAATTTTTCCATGGTGACCGGAAAGTAAGACTGGCGGTACTGTCCAGCCCCGAAATTCTGCGGGTCGGGTGTAGTGAGGATAATCCAGTAAGTCATCTTCAAAGCTCTCTTCGTGGAGTGAGGCTGCCTTACCAATGGTGCCCGGCAACAATCGCAGGACGCCATTGAGAATGACAAGGGCCGGGATTTCACCACAGGTCAAGACAAAATCGCCAATGGAGATTTCCTGGGTGACTAAGTGCTCAATGACCCGCTCATCCACGCCCTCATAGTGACCGCAAAGGATGACGAGCTGATCCCGTTCCCGTGACCAGTGCCAGAGGTGCTGTTGGGTGAGGGGCTGCCCTTGGGGGGTAACATAGATGACTTCGCGCCGCGGCAAACAGGGCAAGGATTCTATGGCAGCAAAGAGGGGTTCCGGTTTCATGACCATCCCTACACCACCGCCATAGGGCTCATCATCTACGCGCTGGTGCTTGTCGGTGCTAAAGTGCCGTGGATTGGTTAGGATGACCTCCGCAATGCCCCGCGCCAAAGCTTTGGCTATTAGGCCGCTGCTGAGGGGTGAAGCAAAGAATTCAGGAAAAAGAGTAATAATGTCAAAGCGCATTACTGACGATCGCAAGAGAGGGAACCATAGTAGGCAAGGGCACGCAGTTGACTAAGGGCGCAAAGTTGCTCTTGTTTCCACGCCCGTTGGGTTTCTAGTGCCCGGGGAGGTGACTGAACGCCAAAGAGTTGATTGATCAAAGGGGAGCGATCGCGCTGAAAACGGACAATGGCATATTCTCCCTCCTTGAGATTGGCAGCCCTGGCGAGGGCATTTAGGGTCTCTAAGCGGCTGCGGGTACCATCGATGAGACGGTAGCGCTGCGCCTGATCGTTACTGAAAATCATCGCTCCCATTTCGTTGCGAATGACGCTGGGATCAATGCCCCGTGCCTGGGCCACATGATGAATAAACTTAGTGTATTCCTGCTCAAGGCCAGCTTGGAGGACCTGAATTTCTTGGGGGGTGAGGCGACGGAAGGGATTGCCAATATCTTTGCTACGGCCAGCGCTCAGGGTCCGTTCTTCGATGCTATTGGCGGTGACGCCTCCCATCAGTAGGCCGTTATCGAGGCTGGTGGGGCGATCGTAGTAGAAAACACTGGGACCGAGAATGCCAATACTACCAACCATGCTGCCGTGATCAGCATAGATCTTATCGGCTGTCACCATTGCCCAAACCCCTCCGGAAGCAGCAATACCCTCAATAAAGGCATAGACGGGTTTTTGGGTTGCTTTGCGGTAGCTCCTAATGCCCTCGGCGATCGCCTGTGAGCCAAAGATTGTGCCACCGGGAGTGCTGATATTGACAAAGACGGCCTTAATAGTTTTATCCTTAGCAGCTTCTGCCAACTGCCGCTGCACTTCATAGCCGTAGGTGACACCCACAAGGGGGGCAAAGAAGCTATCCTCTTCGTTTTGGGGGCTGCCTAGAATTGGACCAGTAATGTCAATTCTAAGAATGCGATCGCGACTGCTCTCCTTGCCGCTGATATGTTCGTAGGGACTGGTTTCACTGGCGGGCGCCAACAAGATGCCGAGGAGGGCAAAGAAAACCGTGGCACTGAAGCCCACCACCCCCAGGGTGAAAAAAAGGTCAGCGTGCCAAAAAAGATCACACCGCAGCGGTGAAACACACTAGGCCAAAAGGGGGGAAGTGAACGCGCCATGGATAAACAGAGGGAAGGGTTTGGGTATAATCTGAACAGCTTTTCAGCTCAGCCTCTTCAGTGTTTTAATTACTGAATTAACTTGAACTAACTTATTCTAGCCACAGTAGGCCGTCTTCTTTTGTTTTTCCTCCTCACGACTTACCCTTGCCGTGTTGGCCTTTCATCATCCTTTTGCGAGGTAGGTTCTCTTTTCTAATGAAGCCCCCGATTACTGCTGAGCAGTATCTCAATCATCCCACCTTTGGCTTGCTCTATGGGGTATGCCCTCTGGATGAGCATCGGCAACTTTTTACAACCTTGTATGCCCAGCGGCTCTTTTTCGTTGTGACTCAGCGGCCCGAGGGTGTGGAGTTTCAATCCATTAGTCGCACGGATGCGCGAATGCTCATTGAACAGCGGTTGCGATCCCTCCGTCGCCTTGGCAAAATGACCGAATACCAGGCCCTGGCAGCTATTCATCATCAAGCTTTCCTCTAGCGTTCTGGGATTGGTGAGGGATGATGCATCAAGGTAGCTGCGCAGCGCTGCGGTATCCATCCTCAGAGGCTGTGCCACCATGGTCCTCCCATGAGCCCATTGGCAGTTTGCTCTGTCGGCGGCGCATTGCTGCCGGCTATTGGAATTTGCCGGGATATTCAACGGGCAGAAGCTCTTAGGTTCCATCTTCAGGAAATCCGGCAGTTCCCAGACCTGCGGGAACATTGCCCACTGACCTACCGGCTGTCTATAATCAACTGCAAACGAAGATTGCCGCTATTGATGCTCAAATCTAACAGCTCTTTTGAGGGCTTGTTCTACTCAATTTTTGACTTTATAGTTAATTTATAGTATAAGTTTGTAGTATAAGTTTGTAGTATAGGGTGTTATGATAAAACTGTTCAATACCCTAGCCAATGAAGAGATGAGCTATGGCGGAGTTAATCGTTGATATTCTGGGGACAGGATGTAAAAAATGCCACCAACTAGAGGCCAATGCGCGGGCAGCTCTGGAACAGCTCAATTTAACTGCTCAGGTTAATCATATTACCGACCCTTTAGCGATCGCCGACTCTGGTGTCATGCGAACCCCTGCACTACGGATTAACGGACAAGTGGTCTCCCAAGGCAGCGTGTTGGATACCCAAGAGATCATTGCTTTTCTGCCTCATTAACATGCAAGTCAGAAAGAAAGAGAGTGCCCATTAGAACTGAGAAAGAAGAAAGCAATGGCATTTTGGCAGGGGCAATGGAAGTCACTATTGGTGACGATTGGCGGGTTTTTGGTGTGTTTTTACTTACCCGTTGAATCACTACAGCAGTGGCAGCGCCTGCAGGGGGCTTTTTGGAGTGCTCTCTATCTGGTGCGCTGGTATGCCCAGGAGCATGTTCTGCTGTGCTTGGTTCCGGCCTTCTTTATTGCAGGGGCGATCGCTGTTTTCCTGAGTCAAGAGGCCATCATGAAGTATCTAGGGGCAGAGGCCCCCAAGATGGTAGCCTATGGTGTGGCAGCGGTATCAGGTACGATTTTAGCGGTGTGCTCCTGTACAGTCTTGCCATTGTTTGCCAGTATCTACCGGCGAGGAGCGGGTTTGGGGCCTGCTATTGCCTTTTTGTATTCTGGTCCCGCCATTAATGTGTTGGCAATTATCCTGACTGCACGGGTCTTAGGTCTCTCGCTGGGGCTTGCGCGGGCAATCGGGGCGATCGCCTTTAGTGTTGTGATTGGCCTGCTGATGCAGGCTCTCTTTCCTACCCCGATCAGTGGAGCAGCCGTAAATACGGCCACCGTTAGCAGGAACGAGCCAAGGCGTCCCCTATGGCAGCAGGCCACCCTCCTGGGAGTACTGGTGGGCATACTGGTCTTTGCCAACTGGGTGCAACCAACAACCGATGCCTCGCCCTGGCAGACCATCGCTCTTGGCAAATGGTGGCTCACGGGTCTGTTGGCTCTTATTTTGAGCGGTCTGCTGGTGGTGTGGTACCACGTCAGCCCAGCGAAGGTACTTCTGGCGATCGCTGTCACCGCCGTACTCGCATGGCGATTTGCGGCCTCGCCGCTAGTGCCCTTTAGTGCCGGCATTGTTGGCATCAGTTGGCTGACCAGTACTGGTCAGAAGGAAGCGAGGGCTTGGTTTGAGTCCAGTTGGGAGTATGCACAACAAATTTTACCCCTGCTACTGTTGGGAGTGCTCATAGCAGGTTTCCTCTTAGGCCGTCCGGGCAGTGAGGCCCTCATTCCTAGTCAGTGGATTACAACGGCTGTAGGGGGCAATTCGATTGTTGCCAATTTCTTGGCAGCCCTCTCCGGCGCACTCATGTACTTTGCCACCCTAACCGAAGTTCCGATTTTGCAAGGTCTTTTAGCCAATGGCATGGGACAAGGTCCTGCACTGGCACTGCTACTGGCCGGTCCAGCTCTATCCCTGCCCAATATACTGGTTCTGCGTCAGATCATGGGCTGGCGCAAAACCCTGACCTATACGGCGTTGGTGGTGCTGATGGCGACCTTGAGCGGGATTGCTTATGGCGCCCTTTCGCCCTAAAACAGATTTGCGAGAGTGAAGCTAAATCTTGAGGTGTGAAGATGAGCTACGACTATGACCTACTGGTGATTGGTGCCGGCTCCGGTGGCTTGGCAGCCTCAAAGCGGGCAGCTTCCTACGGGGCTAGGGTGGCCATCGCCGAAGGGGATAAAGTGGGCGGCACCTGTGTGATTCGGGGTTGTGTCCCCAAAAAGCTCATGGTCTATGGCTCCAAGTTTAGCCGCCTCTTTGAAGACGCTGTCGGCTATGGCTGGCGCCCCGTTAAGGCAAAACTCAATTGGGAACGCCTGATCCGTGCGGTGGATCAGGAGGTGAATCGGCTCAGTCAACTGCACATTAGCTATTTGGAAAAAGCAGGTGTTGAACTGTTGCCCTTTTTTGCCCGCTTTGCTGACCCCCACACCCTAGAACTGGTGGATCGCCAAGGACAGGTACAGGGGCGGGTGACAGCAGCAAAAATCCTGATTGCCGTTGGCGGCGAAGCCATTAAACCCAATGTGCCGGGAATTGAACACAGCATTACCTCGCGGGAGATGTTTTTGTTGCCCAAGCAGCCAAAGCGCATGGCCATCCTTGGCGGCGGCTACATCAGTGTTGAGTTTGCTGGCATCCTGCAGGGGCTAGGGACGGAGGTAATTCACTTTCTGCGGGGCGATCGCCCCCTGCGGGGTTTTGATCAAGACATTCAAGATGGCGTCTATGGAGGAATGATCCGCCACGGCATTGATGTGCGTCCCCAGTGCCACATTACTGGCTTGAAGCTCACTAAGAAGGGTAATATCCGCATTTACTACGAACAGCAGGGGCAAACCTGTGAAACCAAAGTTGATACGGTGCTGTGTGCCGTGGGGCGCGCTCCCAATTTGCAGGGGCTAGGCCTCGATCAGGCGGGAGTTCACCTAAGAACCAATAGCCAAGGAATTGTGGCCATTGGGGTGGATGAATACTACCGCACCAATCAAGAGCATATTTTTGCTGTGGGCGACTGCACCAACCGCGTCAATCTCACCCCCGTAGCCATTGCTGAAGGACGCGCCTTTGCCGATACCCAATTTGGCAATCTACCCCGCACCTTAAGCTATGAGAATATTCCCTCAGCGGTGTTTTCCCAGCCGGAGGCAGCTTCTGTGGGGCTTTCGGAGGCGCAAGCCAAGGCGAAATTGGGGGATGAGAATGTGAAAATCTACCGCACGGCCTTTCGGCCCATGTACCACAGCCTCACGGGGCGCCCTGAACAGGTGATCGTCAAATTGGTGGTGGAGAAGAATACGGAGCGGGTGCTGGGGGCCCACATGGTGGGGGATAATGCGGCTGAAATTATTCAAGGGATCGCGATCGCCCTCAAAATGGGCGCCACCAAGAAAGACTTTGATGCCACCATTGGCATTCACCCCTCTACTGCTGAGGAGTTTGTTACCCTGCGCTAGTGGCCACTTGGATGGGACTGTGGAGCAACTCTAGGGCCGCCAGATATTGGGGATCTGCTGCGGTACCCATGGCCATCAGACTCTCTGGGGCATCGAGCACCCGCCGATCTGGCTCAATCCCTACTTTGTTGATGTTGTGGTGATTGGGGGTTTCGTAGTGGGCAATCGTCACAGCGAGGCCAGAGCCATCACTCAGGCTAAAAAGGGACTGAATCGAGCCCTTGCCATAGGTGCGATCGCCCACCAGTCGAGCGCGCCCATGATCCTGGAGGGCACCGGCCAAAATCTCACTGGCACTGGCTGTGCCGCTATTTACAAGGACAACTAGCGGATCATCGGTGAGAGCGCCCCCACTGGCATTGAGGCTATCAATAATCCCTTGGCGATCGACGGTATAGACAATTACCCCCGAGTCCAACCACAACTGGGCAATTTCTACTCCCGCCTGCAACAGTCCCCCCGGATTATTGCGCAGATCAAGAATGTACGCCTCAGCTCCCTGCTGCTCTAGCATTTGAATGGCTTTGCGCATTTCTGTGGGGGCCATAGCACTGAACTGGCTGAGGCGAATATAGCCAACGGTGTGCCCCTGCACTTGGCGAACCTCAGCCGTGACCGGATTAATCTCAATGTGTCCCCGGTGCAGGATCAATTCCTGAGGGGCTTCATTGCCCCGCTGCAGCAATAGGTGAACCGCAGAACCCGCCGTCCCCCGCATCCTTTCGGCGGCCTCGTCAAGGCTCAGTTTGGGGGTGGGCACACCATCAATGGCAAGAATGCGATCGCGGGGTTGAATACCGGCTTGGGCAGCGGGAGAGCCATCAATGGGAGCAATCACTTCAAGGACACCGGTCTCAGGGTCAGTGCTAATTTGCAAGCCAACGCCGATGAGTTCACCCGCAGTGGTGGTTTGTAGGCTGCGAAACTGTTCAGGCCGCAGGAATCGGGTGAAGGGATCCTCAAGGGTGGCCAGCATTCCTTGAATGGCAGCGTAGGTCGCCTCGCGATCGCGCAGGGAATGCTTTAGGGCTTTTTCGCGCACTAGCCACCAGTTTTGACCATTAAAGGTGGGATCGACATAGGCTTGGTTAACAATACGCCAGGCCTCATTAAAGAGTTTTTGTTCTTCCGTCAGGGCGATCGCCGAGTCAGTGGGGAAAATGCCCCAGACCCCCACGAGGACAACCAAACAACAAATGAGACGTTGCAGCCAACGAACCCCCATTCCTTCACCTGCTGATTGCTTCTTTCTCTTAAGCTAGCACTAGAAAAATCCCTAGGCAGGCACGGCTACTCCTTGAGCACTACCTTGGGATGCAGGCGATCGCCCCCACTGATGCCAATGCCGACACAGGCAGTGGCAAAGGTGACGCCCACAACACTCTCCGCCGGCGGCAGCCCCTCACAAATCACGGCGCGGCCATGGTACCAGTCATTGAGTTGTGCTGCATTGAGTTCAAGCCACGGCAGATGCGAGAGAACCGCTTGGGGCGAGCACAGGGGTAAATGTTCTGGGGCAATGCTTTCTAGGCAATGGCTCTCCTCAATCCGCAGGCCGCTGCTTTCAATCCGTTGCAGGGCTGCCAGGGTGCCACCCACCCCCAGTGCAGCCCCCAAATCGCGGGCAAGGGCGCGAATATAGGTGCCCCTGCCACAGATAATGTGCAGGGTGAGTTCAGGATGACGACCCGGTTGCCAATCCAAGACCTCGATGCGGTACACAGTCACGATACGCGGCGGAACGCTCACTACCTCACCCGCCCGGGCACGGGCATAGAGCCGCTGGCCAGCCACTTGAATCGCACTGTAGGCAGGGGGCAATTGCTCAATTTCACCCATAAATTGAGGGAGCTGTTCTTGGATGGCTGCGAGCGTCAGGTGACTGGCCACCTGTTCTTGGCAAATTTCCCCCGTAATGTCATCGGTGGTGGTGGTAATCCCAAAGCGCACCGTGCCAATGTAGGCCTTGCGATCGCTGAGATAGGGCAGAAGTCGCGTTGCGGCCCCAAGGGCGATCGGCAGTACCCCAGTGGCCATCGGATCCAATGTGCCCCCGTGGCCAATCCGTTTAAGCCGCAGCCGCCGCCGCAGTTCATTAATACAGTCGTGGGACGTGCAGCCAGCAGGTTTATTCAGATTTAAAAAACCAAACATCAAGGGGTTGCAGTTGTTGCAGAACTCAAGGGTAACCCACTGACAAAGCGTTGCAGGGCAGCGATCGCCCGGTTGTAGTCAAGGGTTGAACTCAACAGGTTGCTCTGGGCTTGAATCAGAGCGGTTTCGGCATTGCTCACCTCCGCTTGGGTGCCAATCCCTGCTTGGAAGCGCAGACGAGCCAGGCGCAGTCTCTCCGTGGCTTGGCGTACCGCCGCTTCATTGGTGCGGATATTTTCCTGACTGGATTTGAGGGTGTAGTAGGCCTGCTCCACTTGGAAGCGAATTAAGTTGCGAAAGGCGGCATACTGGGCCTCAGCGATCGCAGCAGCCCTTTCCTGCTGGGCGGCACTGGCACGGGAGACTCCCCCATCAAAGAGGGTGAGGTTCAGTTGACCACCCACCGTATATCCCCAACGGGGCCCGACCCCATCGGTGAGGCTATCCAGGGTGTTAAAACTTCCCCCAGCCACCAACTGCGGGCCTAGGTTTGCCAGGGCAACCCGTCGTTGCTGTAGTGCCGCATTCCGTTGCGTCAGTTGCTGTTCCAACTCCACACGATTTCGAAAGGCCAAGGCAATACTCTCCTCCAGGGAAAGCTGCCATTCCCCGACCACCCGAATTGGGTCAGCGGCGCGCACATTAACCTTGTCATTGAGGCTGAGCACCTGTGCCAGTTGGCGTTGAGCCGTTTGCAGTTGGCTTTGGGCTTGCACCAATTGCTGCTGGTTATTGGCCAGTTGCACCTGTGCTGTAAGGACGTCAAATTGTGTGCCTAGGCCAGCGCGCTCGCGGGCGATCGCATCCCGCAGGCTAATTTGCGAGTTTTGCACTGCTGCTTCGCCAATGCGCACCAGCGCTTCCGCCTGTTGAATGTTGTAGTAGGCATTGGTAACATCCTGACGCAGTTGTTCCAATTGCCGCTGAAGATCCAGCTCAGCATTGCGCACCTGTTCCTGGGCCGCTTTGATACTGGCATCCCGCTGCCCAGAGGTGAAAAGGTTGTAGCCCAGTTGCACGGTGCTGGTCCACGTGTTGCTAGTGGAATTTACCCGCAGCGGCGGCGGCAGTTGGGCATTTTGCAGGCGAATCGCCGCTGAATCCGTGCGACTAATCCCCAATTGCAGGGAAATACTGGGATAGAGAGCAGCCTCCGCTTGGCGCAGCACTGCCCGACTTTGTTGGAGTTGCGCCTCAATAATTTGCAGTTGGCGATTATTCCGCCGAGCGAGTTCAAGCGCTTCGTTGAGGGTAATGGGGCGCTCCAAATCAATTTTCACTTGAGCGGGATGACTGGGGAGATAGAGGGGATCGGGATTGGGATTGAGGGGCAAGAGCTCTGTCGCCCTCGGATTGGGTTGGGCGATCGCGCCCGCCGCCATCGCGATCCAAACACTGGCCAGACTGCCCAGGAGCAGACTGCTTTGCTGGCAGATGAATTGTTGACCCATGCTCACTCCCCACACCGTTACAATTAGGGATTCTCGCTACCACATAAGACTATAACAGTCCTTTTCAAAGGAATCGTTTCCCGAAAGGCGGTACACTGACACTCAATTGGTTCACACTCCAGGCAACTCAAGGCTGGATTAAGCACTGTGGCAACCATCCTACGCACTTGGAGCTATCAATATCCTTGGCTCTACGACACCATTAGCACCCTTGCCGCCATAGCAGTTGGGGGGAGCGATCGCCTGCATCGCCTTG
Proteins encoded in this window:
- the pipX gene encoding transcriptional coactivator PipX translates to MKPPITAEQYLNHPTFGLLYGVCPLDEHRQLFTTLYAQRLFFVVTQRPEGVEFQSISRTDARMLIEQRLRSLRRLGKMTEYQALAAIHHQAFL
- a CDS encoding EAL domain-containing protein, with the translated sequence MASSSPRLITALKEQLLQEQAANRIMQAIRNSLDLDVIFETAVREVGVGLGVDAVVVQYLPEQGVWRHIAEYHHDPNFPRHDGFEIPDPNNPFAADLKAGNIVIVDDTREISDPINQEIAITFPGAWLLIPLMVAGRLWGSLSLSTYPQPHGWSRAEIERACGVATQLEVAIYQATLYRQVQQELAERRQVEAALRASEERFRLATLHLPGAIFRYEQYPDGRNCALYLNPMCERLWGVPAEAAAADGECLWQLVHPEDREATWQSVLRSAETLTPWFCQWRIIHPATGEVRWLEGAGQPTREADGAVVWYTVVLDVTERLVAETRLKEQQAQLELAARVSNIGFYFCDLRTGAFCVSSSYRRQLGYSGTAKEASLEDWEERLHPEDRDRVTVAYRQFLRGAAEYNIDFRLRHCNGTYRWFHSEAVLIHDEQGQPCKVVGTNIDITERKAIELALQESEARYRFLAENTSDILGLYDPQWQCLYVSPSCQTLLGIPPEKLLGQHFSQLCSSDWERSRVNQELEQMIQQQRFWPITYEVCTAQGDPLWLETLVKPCYNSQGQLHQLQTTSRDVTARVKVQLQLHRQAYHDSLTGLPNRLYFMEQLEAAITEAQTSPEFYYAVLFFDLDRFKVINDSLGHGVGDQLLMTFASWLRCLVENRYTVARLGGDEFAILLTEVPHIQRAIALCEQIIHRLQEPLRVEERQIFLSTSIGVVFCQNEYETGIAVLRDADIAMYAAKRQLTKRYAVFNAQMHKQVLERLHFEHDLRHALNGGELQVFYQPVFHLKSQRLVGMEALVRWQHPERGLVSPAHFIPIAEETGLIVALDQWVLEQTCRQLWTWQQQYGIPADLRLGVNVSAKTLQDATFLKYLDTLQRRYPLPRQHLLLELTERISIELGSEMLNLLELLRNRNIEIGIDDFGTGYSCLSYLQSLPIQHLKVDRSFVSQLEENERNLQITRMILLLSQQLGYRAVAEGIETPRQLQILQELGCDYGQGYLFGPPLPAEEFESLLKAHSH
- a CDS encoding S49 family peptidase, giving the protein MVGFSATVFFALLGILLAPASETSPYEHISGKESSRDRILRIDITGPILGSPQNEEDSFFAPLVGVTYGYEVQRQLAEAAKDKTIKAVFVNISTPGGTIFGSQAIAEGIRSYRKATQKPVYAFIEGIAASGGVWAMVTADKIYADHGSMVGSIGILGPSVFYYDRPTSLDNGLLMGGVTANSIEERTLSAGRSKDIGNPFRRLTPQEIQVLQAGLEQEYTKFIHHVAQARGIDPSVIRNEMGAMIFSNDQAQRYRLIDGTRSRLETLNALARAANLKEGEYAIVRFQRDRSPLINQLFGVQSPPRALETQRAWKQEQLCALSQLRALAYYGSLSCDRQ
- the trmD gene encoding tRNA (guanosine(37)-N1)-methyltransferase TrmD: MRFDIITLFPEFFASPLSSGLIAKALARGIAEVILTNPRHFSTDKHQRVDDEPYGGGVGMVMKPEPLFAAIESLPCLPRREVIYVTPQGQPLTQQHLWHWSRERDQLVILCGHYEGVDERVIEHLVTQEISIGDFVLTCGEIPALVILNGVLRLLPGTIGKAASLHEESFEDDLLDYPHYTRPAEFRGWTVPPVLLSGHHGKIAAWRRAQQIERTRERRPDLYARWLARTQGQIKGN
- a CDS encoding thioredoxin family protein; its protein translation is MAELIVDILGTGCKKCHQLEANARAALEQLNLTAQVNHITDPLAIADSGVMRTPALRINGQVVSQGSVLDTQEIIAFLPH
- the gor gene encoding glutathione-disulfide reductase; the protein is MSYDYDLLVIGAGSGGLAASKRAASYGARVAIAEGDKVGGTCVIRGCVPKKLMVYGSKFSRLFEDAVGYGWRPVKAKLNWERLIRAVDQEVNRLSQLHISYLEKAGVELLPFFARFADPHTLELVDRQGQVQGRVTAAKILIAVGGEAIKPNVPGIEHSITSREMFLLPKQPKRMAILGGGYISVEFAGILQGLGTEVIHFLRGDRPLRGFDQDIQDGVYGGMIRHGIDVRPQCHITGLKLTKKGNIRIYYEQQGQTCETKVDTVLCAVGRAPNLQGLGLDQAGVHLRTNSQGIVAIGVDEYYRTNQEHIFAVGDCTNRVNLTPVAIAEGRAFADTQFGNLPRTLSYENIPSAVFSQPEAASVGLSEAQAKAKLGDENVKIYRTAFRPMYHSLTGRPEQVIVKLVVEKNTERVLGAHMVGDNAAEIIQGIAIALKMGATKKDFDATIGIHPSTAEEFVTLR
- a CDS encoding permease, whose amino-acid sequence is MAFWQGQWKSLLVTIGGFLVCFYLPVESLQQWQRLQGAFWSALYLVRWYAQEHVLLCLVPAFFIAGAIAVFLSQEAIMKYLGAEAPKMVAYGVAAVSGTILAVCSCTVLPLFASIYRRGAGLGPAIAFLYSGPAINVLAIILTARVLGLSLGLARAIGAIAFSVVIGLLMQALFPTPISGAAVNTATVSRNEPRRPLWQQATLLGVLVGILVFANWVQPTTDASPWQTIALGKWWLTGLLALILSGLLVVWYHVSPAKVLLAIAVTAVLAWRFAASPLVPFSAGIVGISWLTSTGQKEARAWFESSWEYAQQILPLLLLGVLIAGFLLGRPGSEALIPSQWITTAVGGNSIVANFLAALSGALMYFATLTEVPILQGLLANGMGQGPALALLLAGPALSLPNILVLRQIMGWRKTLTYTALVVLMATLSGIAYGALSP